In Frondihabitans sp. PAMC 28766, a genomic segment contains:
- a CDS encoding DNA polymerase III subunit alpha — MSFTHLHVASSFSAHFGTASPLELAGHVASHGADAAAITDRDGLYGAIRHINACKVAGIDPIVGVELGVSPEATASSSTTRQRTAAETDRVVVLAHGRIDGAGWASMCRLISAAHGRATRKVSGSANSVATIAHSRIRAFLVGEDGATGTVLLGPDSDVGRAVARGEHSVALALLADWCAMVPGGIVIEVVCHFTEPGESRSLRHASRMLELADQTGVPAILTNAVRYRDPDGAVTADVLDAAGHLQALGTFLPQPNAQAWLKGPGEMRELALQIAGSSSLDRSAAEAMLRATEELADRCRLDPDGDLGWRRAKVPELSAIGVEGDPNVVLQRRAEAGITERFGDVSMSKREQIERRMRDELQTITGFGFAGYFLTVADVSKMMREMRVRNAARGSGAGSLVTYLLRISNVDPLEHDLLFERFLGNKRETLPDIDIDVESARRHEVYRAIFDRYGSNRVTLMSMQSTYRGRGAVRDAGLALGLDEHQIDLVANNVWRSNARDMRQALDEKPELREIAQLVKTNDQINLLVDLTERLDRLPRHISMHPCGVILGDSDLLSMTPVQPSGMGLPMSQFDKHDMNDAGLLKLDVLGVRMQSSLAFALDEIERVNGPRTAVAGALPIDVPYINREGRIELDAIPHDDEPTFEAIRTTHTLGMFQIESPGQRELIGKMQPDLYEDLIADISLFRPGPMKGNMIAPYLDTKHGFQQADYVHPSFAPFLQDSYGVVIYHEHVLRILHATMRISLAEADEMRRQMTKRDDLEDEFRQKTKANVDEKGRRRYTDKEIDRIWAVLKGFGSFGFCKAHGAAFALPTYQSAWLKTHYPAEFLAGILTHDPGMYPKRLLLTEARRMGIPVLPLDVNASDEVFHVERVRPPRTPIARSYPGDLGIRLSLIDVQGISENELTRVIENRPYTSIADFYQRATPSRRLLLRLAQVGALDSVAGPGRTRGDVVARVRQLIGRTTRPKTEDADNQLDFDVDESASVPVGTPDVSTRERVSDELDILSMEVSEHVVESYRPMLDALGVTRAADLRDHWNGTRVLVAGIRIATQTPPMKSGKRVVFISLDDGSGCSDSTFFEEAQQRAGSLLFGTKLMLIQGRTRRTGERGISLEAENAWDLKTLWRDWKAGRLETGALGDAGADADADLVG, encoded by the coding sequence GTGTCGTTCACCCACTTGCACGTCGCCTCCTCGTTCAGTGCCCACTTCGGCACCGCGTCGCCGCTCGAACTGGCCGGCCACGTTGCGTCCCACGGGGCCGATGCAGCCGCGATCACCGACCGCGACGGCCTGTACGGCGCGATCCGCCACATCAACGCCTGCAAGGTGGCGGGCATCGACCCGATCGTCGGGGTCGAGCTCGGGGTCTCCCCCGAGGCGACCGCGTCGTCGAGCACCACCCGTCAGCGCACCGCCGCCGAGACCGATCGGGTCGTGGTGCTCGCCCACGGCCGCATCGACGGGGCCGGCTGGGCGTCGATGTGCCGCCTCATCAGCGCTGCCCACGGCCGGGCCACCCGAAAGGTCTCGGGCAGTGCCAACAGTGTCGCCACGATCGCCCACTCGCGCATCCGGGCCTTCCTCGTCGGCGAAGACGGGGCGACCGGCACCGTCCTTCTCGGCCCGGACTCCGACGTGGGCCGCGCGGTGGCCCGGGGCGAGCACTCCGTCGCCCTGGCTCTGCTGGCCGACTGGTGCGCCATGGTGCCGGGCGGCATCGTCATCGAGGTGGTCTGCCACTTCACCGAGCCGGGCGAGAGCCGGAGCCTCCGCCATGCGAGCCGCATGCTCGAGCTGGCCGACCAGACCGGGGTGCCCGCGATCCTGACCAATGCCGTGCGTTACCGAGACCCCGACGGCGCCGTCACTGCCGACGTGCTCGATGCGGCAGGTCACCTCCAGGCCCTCGGCACGTTCCTCCCCCAGCCCAATGCGCAGGCCTGGCTCAAGGGCCCGGGCGAGATGCGCGAGCTCGCCCTTCAGATCGCCGGCTCGTCGTCGCTCGACCGCAGTGCCGCCGAGGCGATGCTGCGCGCGACCGAAGAGCTGGCCGACCGCTGCCGCCTCGACCCCGACGGCGATCTCGGCTGGCGCCGTGCGAAAGTGCCCGAGCTCAGCGCGATCGGCGTCGAGGGCGACCCCAACGTGGTGCTGCAGCGGCGCGCCGAGGCGGGCATCACCGAGCGCTTCGGCGACGTGTCGATGTCGAAGCGCGAGCAGATCGAGCGCAGGATGCGAGACGAGCTGCAGACGATCACGGGCTTCGGCTTCGCGGGCTACTTCTTGACCGTGGCCGACGTGTCGAAGATGATGCGCGAGATGAGGGTCCGCAACGCCGCCCGGGGCTCGGGTGCCGGCAGCCTCGTCACCTACCTGCTGCGCATCTCGAACGTCGACCCGCTCGAGCACGACCTGCTGTTCGAGCGCTTCCTCGGCAACAAGCGCGAGACCCTCCCCGACATCGACATCGACGTCGAGTCGGCGAGGCGGCACGAGGTCTACCGGGCGATCTTCGACCGCTACGGCAGCAACCGGGTCACGCTGATGTCGATGCAGTCGACCTACCGCGGGCGCGGTGCCGTGCGCGACGCGGGGCTCGCCCTCGGGCTCGACGAGCACCAGATCGACCTGGTCGCGAACAACGTCTGGCGCTCCAACGCCCGCGACATGCGGCAGGCCCTCGACGAGAAGCCCGAGCTTCGCGAGATCGCCCAGCTCGTCAAGACGAACGACCAGATCAACCTGCTCGTCGACCTCACCGAGCGTCTCGACCGCCTGCCGCGGCACATCTCGATGCACCCGTGCGGGGTGATCCTGGGCGACTCCGACCTGCTCAGCATGACCCCGGTGCAGCCGAGCGGCATGGGCCTGCCGATGAGCCAGTTCGACAAGCACGACATGAACGACGCGGGGCTCTTGAAGCTCGACGTGCTGGGCGTTCGCATGCAGTCGTCGCTGGCGTTCGCGCTCGACGAGATCGAGCGGGTCAACGGGCCCCGCACCGCGGTCGCCGGCGCCCTGCCGATCGACGTGCCCTACATCAATCGAGAGGGCCGCATCGAGCTCGACGCGATCCCCCACGACGACGAGCCGACCTTCGAGGCGATCCGCACCACGCACACGCTCGGCATGTTCCAGATCGAGAGCCCCGGCCAGCGCGAGCTGATCGGCAAGATGCAGCCCGACCTCTACGAAGACCTCATCGCCGACATCTCGCTGTTCCGCCCCGGGCCGATGAAGGGCAACATGATCGCGCCCTACCTCGACACCAAGCACGGCTTCCAGCAGGCCGACTACGTGCACCCGTCGTTCGCACCGTTCCTCCAGGACAGCTACGGGGTGGTGATCTACCACGAGCACGTCCTTCGCATCCTGCATGCCACGATGCGCATCTCGCTGGCCGAGGCAGACGAGATGCGTCGGCAGATGACCAAGCGCGACGACCTCGAAGACGAGTTCAGACAGAAGACCAAGGCCAACGTCGACGAGAAAGGTCGCAGGCGGTACACCGACAAAGAGATCGATCGCATCTGGGCGGTGCTGAAGGGCTTCGGGTCGTTCGGGTTCTGCAAGGCGCACGGGGCGGCGTTCGCCCTGCCGACGTATCAGAGCGCGTGGCTCAAGACGCACTACCCGGCCGAGTTCCTCGCCGGCATCCTGACCCACGACCCCGGCATGTATCCGAAGCGGCTGCTGCTCACCGAGGCGCGCCGCATGGGCATCCCGGTGCTGCCGCTCGACGTCAACGCCTCCGACGAGGTCTTCCACGTCGAGCGGGTCAGGCCCCCGCGCACGCCGATCGCGCGCTCGTATCCCGGCGACCTCGGCATCCGGCTGTCGCTGATCGATGTGCAGGGCATCAGCGAGAACGAGCTCACCCGCGTCATCGAGAACCGCCCCTACACGTCGATCGCCGACTTCTACCAGCGGGCGACTCCGTCCAGGCGGCTGCTGCTGCGGCTGGCGCAGGTGGGTGCTCTCGATTCGGTGGCGGGGCCCGGCCGCACCCGCGGCGACGTGGTGGCGCGGGTGCGCCAGCTGATCGGCCGCACCACCAGGCCGAAGACCGAGGATGCTGACAACCAGCTCGACTTCGACGTCGACGAGTCCGCATCGGTGCCGGTCGGCACGCCCGACGTGTCGACGCGCGAGCGGGTCAGCGACGAGCTCGACATCCTCTCGATGGAGGTGTCCGAGCATGTCGTCGAGAGCTACCGCCCGATGCTCGACGCCCTCGGGGTGACGCGGGCCGCTGACCTTCGCGACCACTGGAACGGCACACGGGTGCTCGTCGCCGGCATCCGCATCGCCACGCAGACCCCGCCGATGAAGAGCGGCAAGCGCGTCGTGTTCATCAGTCTCGACGACGGCTCGGGGTGCTCCGACTCCACCTTCTTCGAAGAGGCGCAACAGCGAGCCGGGTCGCTGCTCTTCGGCACCAAGCTGATGCTGATCCAGGGCCGAACCCGTCGCACCGGCGAGCGGGGCATCTCGCTCGAGGCCGAGAACGCGTGGGATCTCAAGACGCTCTGGCGCGACTGGAAGGCGGGCCGCCTCGAAACCGGCGCCCTGGGCGACGCGGGCGCCGACGCCGACGCCGACCTCGTAGGGTGA
- a CDS encoding glutathione S-transferase family protein gives MSDQATSDTSESTPGSYVTPGQEYTRDTNYIEDRITRDAVDGWPVEAGRYRLVAARACPWANRSVISRRLLGLEDAISLGLPGPTHDARSWTFDLDPGGLDPVLGIHWLQEAFFKRTPDYPRGITVPAIVDIPTGKVVTNNFPQITLDFATEWEGFYRDGAPDLYPVHLRDEIDDVAEVIFRDVNNGVYRAGFAGSQGSYERAYTRLFDRLDWLEHRLETQRYLVGDTITEADIRLFTTLARFDAVYHGHFKCNRNKLDEMPALWAYARDLFQTSGFGDTIDFEQIKRHYYIVQSDINPTGIVPLGPDPRGWLTPHGREDLGGRPFGDGTPPAPPRAGEEVPPILAA, from the coding sequence ATGAGCGATCAGGCGACCAGCGACACGAGTGAGAGCACCCCGGGCAGCTACGTCACCCCCGGCCAGGAGTACACCCGCGACACCAACTACATCGAAGACCGCATCACCCGCGACGCGGTCGACGGGTGGCCCGTCGAAGCCGGCCGCTACCGGCTCGTCGCCGCCCGCGCCTGCCCCTGGGCGAACCGCTCTGTCATCTCGCGTCGGCTGCTCGGCCTCGAGGATGCCATCTCGCTCGGGCTGCCGGGCCCGACGCACGACGCGCGCAGCTGGACCTTCGATCTCGACCCGGGCGGCCTCGATCCTGTGCTCGGAATCCACTGGCTGCAGGAGGCGTTCTTCAAGCGCACGCCCGACTACCCGCGCGGCATCACGGTGCCGGCGATCGTCGACATCCCGACCGGCAAGGTCGTCACGAACAACTTCCCGCAGATCACCCTCGACTTCGCCACCGAGTGGGAGGGGTTCTACCGCGATGGCGCGCCCGACCTCTACCCCGTGCACCTCCGCGACGAGATCGACGACGTCGCCGAGGTGATCTTCCGCGACGTCAACAACGGCGTCTACCGGGCAGGCTTCGCCGGGTCGCAGGGCAGCTACGAACGCGCCTACACGCGCCTCTTCGACCGGCTCGACTGGCTCGAGCATCGACTCGAGACGCAGCGCTACCTGGTCGGCGACACCATCACCGAGGCCGACATCCGCCTGTTCACGACGCTCGCCCGCTTCGATGCCGTCTATCACGGCCACTTCAAGTGCAATCGCAACAAGCTCGACGAGATGCCGGCGCTCTGGGCCTATGCCCGCGACCTCTTCCAGACCTCCGGCTTCGGCGACACCATCGACTTCGAGCAGATCAAGCGGCACTACTACATCGTGCAGAGCGACATCAACCCGACCGGGATCGTGCCTCTCGGCCCCGACCCGCGCGGCTGGCTCACGCCGCACGGCCGCGAAGACCTGGGCGGGCGCCCGTTCGGCGACGGCACTCCCCCGGCGCCCCCGCGTGCGGGCGAAGAGGTGCCGCCCATCTTGGCGGCCTGA
- a CDS encoding TraR/DksA C4-type zinc finger protein produces the protein MTTPTEPTPQDPTTRARLETVRDEALALAAQLQRDMVAVSEARDASNVDDEHDPEGSTIAFERSQLEAIRRSTLDRAAEAANALDRLFGGQYGFCLNCGRPIAAARLEARPMAALCLDCAS, from the coding sequence GTGACCACTCCAACCGAACCGACACCGCAGGATCCGACGACCCGCGCCCGCCTCGAGACCGTGCGCGACGAGGCGCTCGCCTTGGCGGCCCAACTGCAGCGCGACATGGTGGCGGTCTCGGAGGCCCGCGACGCGTCGAACGTCGACGACGAGCACGACCCCGAGGGCTCGACGATCGCGTTCGAGCGGTCGCAGCTCGAGGCGATCCGGCGGTCGACGCTGGATCGTGCCGCAGAGGCGGCGAATGCGCTCGACCGGCTGTTCGGCGGCCAGTACGGCTTCTGCCTCAACTGCGGCCGCCCCATCGCCGCCGCGCGTCTGGAGGCTCGCCCGATGGCCGCGCTCTGCCTCGACTGCGCGAGCTGA
- a CDS encoding GAF domain-containing protein, giving the protein MAVSETSISPWLSSAEGGSVSPVARRLVAESWERALKRKLDPERLLAELELPEDDVDSYRRDHPLSLLLPVVRKLLLKDIEGSGLIVAVGDEYGRLLWVEGDHEAKRSAEDMRFVEGAGWAESRVGTSAPGTALVLDHGVQIRGEEHFNRMVQQWSCTAVPIHDPVSRTVLGFLDITGDERAVGPHTLPLLEATAAAMEAELMVAKLRATPPRSTAARGRIASATPHKATAASLATLGRDVALISDGRRIVSLSARHSELMTLLSWHPRGLSAEELAQLTYGDSGVVLTLRAEMVRLRHALESLDPRLAPLSRPYRLLNPLDTDISRVVALLDRGAHRRAVEAFTGPVLPNSTAPGIEEIRDSLSTRVRESLLADASVDVLLDYAATSGDCDRDILMAALAMLPPKSPRRAGVVARIELLDRA; this is encoded by the coding sequence ATGGCAGTGAGCGAGACATCGATCAGTCCGTGGCTCTCCTCGGCCGAAGGAGGGTCCGTCTCCCCTGTCGCTCGGCGGCTCGTGGCGGAGTCGTGGGAGCGCGCCCTCAAGCGCAAGCTCGATCCCGAGCGGCTGCTGGCCGAGCTCGAACTGCCCGAGGACGACGTCGATTCGTACCGCCGTGACCACCCGCTGTCGCTGCTGCTGCCCGTCGTGCGCAAGCTGCTGTTGAAGGACATCGAGGGGTCCGGCCTGATCGTCGCTGTCGGCGACGAGTACGGGCGACTGCTCTGGGTCGAGGGCGATCACGAGGCGAAGCGCTCTGCTGAGGACATGCGCTTCGTCGAGGGGGCCGGCTGGGCCGAGAGCCGAGTGGGCACCTCGGCTCCCGGCACCGCCCTGGTGCTCGACCACGGCGTGCAGATTCGCGGCGAAGAGCACTTCAACCGGATGGTGCAGCAGTGGAGCTGCACGGCGGTGCCGATCCACGACCCGGTCAGCCGCACCGTCCTGGGCTTCCTCGACATCACCGGCGACGAACGCGCCGTCGGCCCGCACACCCTTCCGCTGCTCGAGGCGACCGCCGCAGCGATGGAGGCCGAGCTCATGGTGGCGAAGCTTCGGGCCACACCCCCGCGGTCGACCGCGGCGAGAGGCCGCATCGCCAGCGCCACGCCGCACAAAGCGACAGCGGCGAGCCTCGCGACCCTCGGCCGCGACGTCGCCCTGATCTCGGACGGCCGCAGGATCGTCTCGCTCAGCGCCCGGCACAGCGAGCTGATGACCCTGCTCAGCTGGCACCCGCGCGGCCTGTCGGCCGAAGAGCTGGCGCAGCTCACCTACGGCGACTCGGGTGTGGTGCTGACCCTTCGCGCGGAGATGGTGCGCCTGCGCCACGCGCTCGAGTCGCTGGATCCTCGTCTGGCCCCGCTCTCTCGCCCGTACCGGTTGCTGAACCCGCTCGACACCGACATCTCGCGCGTCGTCGCCCTGCTCGACCGGGGCGCGCACCGGCGGGCCGTCGAGGCGTTCACCGGGCCCGTGCTGCCGAATTCGACGGCGCCGGGGATCGAGGAGATCCGCGACAGTCTGTCGACCCGGGTGCGCGAGTCGCTGCTCGCCGACGCGTCGGTCGACGTGCTGCTCGACTACGCGGCGACGTCAGGAGACTGCGACCGCGACATCCTGATGGCGGCCCTCGCGATGCTGCCGCCGAAGTCGCCGAGACGTGCCGGAGTCGTGGCTCGCATCGAGCTGCTCGACCGCGCCTGA
- a CDS encoding aldehyde dehydrogenase family protein, protein MTVTTPPNTYATPGSPDAKVQFKPRYDHYIGGEYFAPSSGQYFENPSPVNGKVFTEVARGNAADIDKAVEAAWRAFDSWKKTTITQRAIILNKIADRMEANLEMLAVAETWDNGKPIREALAADVPLAIDHFRYFAGAIRAQEGSTGEIDNDTVAYHFHEPLGVVGQIIPWNFPLLMAVWKLAPALAAGNCVVLKPAEQTPASIHVFIKLIQDLLPAGVLNIVNGFGVEAGAPLAAHPNIRKIAFTGETTTGRLIMQMASENLIPVTLELGGKSPNVFFADVADEKDDFYSKALEGFSFFNLNSGEVCTCPSRALVQQSIYDGFVADGIERVKQVKQGNPLALDTMIGAQASNDQLEKILSYMDIGKQEGAKLLLGGDRADLGGDLTDGYYVNPTIFEGRNSMRIFQEEIFGPVLSLTSFSDYDDAIKIANDTLYGLGAGVWSRNGAQLYRAGRDIQAGRVWSNTYHQYPAGAAFGGYKQSGIGRENHKMMLDHYQQTKNLLVSYADGPMGFF, encoded by the coding sequence ATGACCGTCACCACTCCTCCGAACACCTACGCCACCCCGGGTTCGCCCGATGCGAAGGTGCAGTTCAAACCCCGATACGACCATTACATCGGCGGTGAATACTTCGCCCCGTCGTCGGGGCAGTATTTCGAGAACCCGTCGCCCGTCAACGGAAAGGTGTTCACCGAGGTCGCCCGCGGCAACGCCGCCGACATCGACAAGGCCGTCGAAGCCGCGTGGCGCGCCTTCGACTCGTGGAAGAAGACCACGATCACCCAGCGCGCGATCATCCTGAACAAGATCGCCGACCGCATGGAGGCGAACCTCGAGATGCTGGCGGTCGCCGAGACCTGGGACAACGGCAAGCCGATCCGCGAAGCCCTCGCCGCCGACGTGCCGCTGGCGATCGACCACTTTCGCTACTTCGCCGGCGCCATCCGCGCTCAGGAGGGCTCGACGGGCGAGATCGACAACGACACCGTCGCCTACCACTTCCACGAACCGCTCGGCGTCGTGGGCCAGATCATCCCCTGGAACTTCCCGCTGCTCATGGCCGTCTGGAAGCTGGCGCCTGCTCTCGCCGCCGGCAACTGCGTCGTGCTGAAGCCCGCCGAGCAGACCCCCGCCTCGATCCACGTGTTCATAAAGCTGATTCAGGATCTCCTGCCGGCCGGCGTCCTCAACATCGTCAACGGCTTCGGCGTGGAGGCCGGTGCTCCCCTGGCGGCGCACCCCAACATCCGCAAGATCGCCTTCACCGGCGAGACCACGACCGGGCGCCTCATCATGCAGATGGCGTCCGAGAACCTGATCCCGGTGACGCTGGAGCTCGGCGGCAAGAGCCCCAACGTCTTCTTCGCCGACGTCGCCGACGAGAAGGACGACTTCTACTCGAAGGCCCTCGAGGGCTTCTCGTTCTTCAACCTGAACTCGGGCGAGGTCTGCACCTGCCCGTCGCGCGCTCTCGTGCAGCAGTCGATCTACGACGGCTTCGTCGCGGACGGCATCGAGCGCGTCAAGCAGGTCAAGCAAGGCAACCCGCTGGCCCTCGACACGATGATCGGGGCGCAGGCGTCGAACGACCAGCTCGAGAAGATCCTGAGCTACATGGACATCGGCAAGCAGGAGGGCGCGAAGCTGCTGCTCGGCGGCGACCGGGCCGACCTCGGTGGCGACCTGACCGACGGCTACTACGTCAACCCGACGATTTTCGAGGGGCGCAACTCGATGCGCATCTTCCAGGAGGAGATCTTCGGCCCGGTGCTGTCGCTCACGAGCTTCAGCGACTACGACGACGCCATCAAGATCGCCAACGACACCCTCTACGGCCTCGGCGCCGGCGTGTGGAGCCGCAACGGCGCCCAGCTCTACCGGGCGGGCCGCGACATCCAGGCCGGTCGCGTCTGGTCCAACACGTACCACCAGTATCCGGCGGGAGCCGCATTCGGTGGCTACAAGCAGTCGGGGATCGGCCGCGAGAACCACAAGATGATGCTCGACCACTACCAGCAGACGAAGAACCTCCTGGTCTCGTACGCCGACGGCCCGATGGGATTCTTTTGA
- a CDS encoding DUF779 domain-containing protein has translation MDTESAAVQEAGEALSRVDVTPAAAAFLVELTAKHGPLMFHQSGGCCDGSSPMCYPVGFFKVGAVDVHLGDLHVDGLDPIEVFMSRSQFEYWKYTHLTIDVVAGRGAGFSVESPEGKRFLIRSRMLDDEELKAFGLTEALAAPAGS, from the coding sequence ATGGACACCGAGTCGGCAGCGGTTCAGGAGGCCGGGGAGGCGCTGTCGCGGGTTGACGTGACACCCGCGGCAGCGGCCTTCCTCGTGGAGCTGACGGCGAAGCACGGCCCGCTGATGTTCCATCAGTCGGGCGGCTGCTGCGACGGCAGCTCGCCGATGTGCTACCCGGTCGGGTTCTTCAAGGTGGGCGCCGTCGACGTCCACCTGGGCGACCTGCACGTCGACGGCCTCGATCCCATCGAGGTCTTCATGTCGCGCAGCCAGTTCGAGTACTGGAAGTACACGCACCTGACGATCGACGTCGTCGCCGGCCGTGGCGCCGGCTTCAGCGTCGAGAGCCCCGAGGGCAAGCGGTTCCTGATCCGCTCGCGAATGCTCGACGACGAAGAGCTGAAGGCCTTCGGCCTGACGGAGGCACTGGCCGCGCCGGCCGGCAGCTAG
- the rplU gene encoding 50S ribosomal protein L21 gives MAFAIVRAGGRQEKVEVGTIVTVDRLKANASDTVSFVPVLHVDGDTILSGDALSKVTVEGEVLNDLRGPKIVIQNYKNKTGYKRRMGFRADLTRVKITSIKTK, from the coding sequence ATGGCTTTCGCTATTGTGCGTGCCGGTGGTCGTCAAGAGAAGGTCGAGGTGGGCACGATCGTGACCGTCGACCGTCTCAAGGCGAATGCCAGCGACACCGTCTCGTTCGTTCCCGTCCTGCACGTCGACGGCGACACGATCCTGTCGGGTGACGCGCTGTCGAAGGTCACGGTCGAGGGCGAGGTTCTGAACGACCTCCGCGGCCCGAAGATCGTGATCCAGAACTACAAGAACAAGACCGGGTACAAGCGTCGCATGGGGTTCCGTGCCGACCTGACCCGCGTCAAGATCACGTCGATCAAGACCAAGTAG
- the rpmA gene encoding 50S ribosomal protein L27, translating to MAHKKGASSTRNGRDSNAQRLGVKRFGGQVVLAGEIIVRQRGTHFHPGVNVGRGGDDTLFALAPGAVEFGAKGGRKVVNIVSTETVSA from the coding sequence ATGGCACACAAAAAGGGCGCAAGCTCCACTCGTAACGGCCGCGACTCGAACGCGCAGCGCCTCGGCGTGAAGCGCTTCGGCGGCCAGGTCGTCCTCGCGGGCGAGATCATCGTGCGTCAGCGCGGCACCCACTTCCACCCCGGTGTGAACGTGGGCCGTGGCGGCGACGACACCCTGTTCGCCCTCGCCCCGGGCGCGGTCGAGTTCGGTGCGAAGGGCGGCCGCAAGGTCGTCAACATCGTGAGCACCGAGACCGTTTCGGCCTAA
- a CDS encoding phosphodiesterase produces MAEHPRPDHFILHLSDTHLIAGDGDLYGDVDSEGRLRQIMAELEDSGARPEAIVVTGDLADKGEPGAYRKLRGLLEPVARRLGAQIIWAMGNHDDRGAFRQELFGQIPSDRPVDFVYDVNGLRVITIDTTVPGQHYGEITGAQLDWLAEELSTNAPDGTILAMHHPPVPSIKDLTVLVELRDQPALAEVLEGSDVRSIIAGHLHFSTNAMFAGIPVSVASATCYTADLNLPTNATRGQDGAQAYNLVHVYPDTIVNSVVPIGTFATVGEYVPPAVVAARLADAGIVIPAARPRHRAVPADELVVPTHDRDLSLTGPIGTL; encoded by the coding sequence ATGGCCGAACACCCTCGGCCTGACCACTTCATCCTGCACCTGAGCGATACGCATCTGATCGCGGGTGACGGCGACCTCTACGGTGATGTGGACAGCGAAGGCCGTCTCCGCCAGATCATGGCCGAGCTCGAAGACTCCGGGGCCCGCCCCGAGGCGATCGTCGTGACCGGTGACCTCGCCGACAAGGGCGAGCCGGGGGCCTATCGCAAGCTGCGCGGCCTCCTCGAGCCTGTCGCTCGTCGCCTCGGCGCGCAGATCATCTGGGCGATGGGCAACCACGACGACCGCGGCGCCTTCCGCCAAGAGCTCTTCGGGCAGATCCCGAGCGACCGCCCCGTCGACTTCGTCTACGACGTCAACGGCCTGCGCGTCATCACGATCGACACGACGGTGCCGGGCCAGCACTACGGCGAAATCACGGGCGCACAGCTCGACTGGCTGGCCGAAGAGTTGAGCACGAACGCCCCCGACGGCACGATCCTCGCCATGCACCACCCGCCGGTGCCCAGCATCAAAGACCTCACGGTGCTCGTCGAGCTGCGCGACCAGCCGGCCCTCGCCGAGGTGCTCGAGGGCAGCGACGTGCGATCGATCATCGCCGGCCACCTGCACTTCTCGACCAACGCGATGTTCGCCGGGATCCCCGTCTCCGTCGCCTCGGCCACCTGCTACACCGCCGACCTCAACCTGCCGACGAATGCCACGCGGGGCCAGGACGGCGCTCAGGCCTACAACCTCGTGCACGTCTACCCCGACACCATCGTCAACTCGGTCGTGCCGATCGGAACGTTCGCCACCGTGGGCGAGTACGTGCCCCCGGCAGTCGTGGCCGCCCGCCTGGCCGACGCCGGCATCGTCATCCCCGCTGCTCGCCCGCGCCACCGCGCCGTCCCCGCCGACGAGCTGGTCGTGCCCACGCACGACCGCGACCTGTCGCTCACGGGCCCCATCGGCACCCTGTAA